A DNA window from Bdellovibrio sp. BCCA contains the following coding sequences:
- the icmF gene encoding fused isobutyryl-CoA mutase/GTPase IcmF has product MAYTLKNPIRIVTAAALFDGHDASINIMRRILQDMGAEVIHLGHNRSVSDVVKAVLQEGAQGVCISSYQGGHMEYFKYMKDLLDEAGAGYVRIFGGGGGVIVHEEKQELEAYGIAQIFHPDDGRKLGLEGMIELVIRGCDFDILEKQKEYKTKKNIFAGDTIPSVELGVALTAIENGHKDFSLANFGLESFKARTANPMVLGITGTGGAGKSSLIDELVQRFLNAYPTKKIAVVCVDPSKRKTGGSLLGDRIRMNSLSRNRVYMRSVASRGSGREIASSLPEILKFVRQLDFDFIIAETSGIGQGNMAITEVSDLSMYVMTSDFGAQSQLEKIDMIDFADLIAVNKADRRGALDALRDVTKQYKRSRKIFDEKVEVPVFLTQASQFNDGGVNKLFFKMADLLESHQKGLWGVDPKFKSNILSAEEHVIIPADRQNYLAEIVSTVHKYKKRTETLAEKASQLGGLKKVAPLLGTNPDTVKKVEAELSADFTQDEIDQLQNFDKLIETYSGDQLIFKVRDKEIRQDLVRESLSGTKIRRVVVPKFKDWGDRFKYLKLENVPGEFPYTAGVFQLKRADEDPKRMFAGEGTPERTNRRFHYLTKGETAHRLSTAFDSVTLYGQDPDQRPDIFGKVGESGVSICTLNDMKKLYAGFDLINPNTSVSMTINGPAPMILAFYFNTAIDQQVEKKESELGRKLTQQEWADVANWTLQQVRGTVQADILKEDQGQNTCIFSINFALKMMGDIQEFFVNSKIRNFYSVSISGYHIAEAGANPISQLAFTLSNGFTFVEYYLARGLKVDDFAPNLSFFFSNGLDPEYAVLGRVARRIWAVAMRDLYKGNDRSQKLKYHIQTSGRSLHAQEIDFNDIRTTLQALIALYDNCNSLHTNAYDEAITTPTEESVRRAMAIQLIINREFGMTKNENPTQGAYFIEELTDLVEEAVLNEFKKINERGGVLGAMETQYQRSKIQEESLYYERLKHDGTLPIIGVNTFIDPKTMAADYVPPKIELARASYEEKNAQLSNVHSYQKSHQTEAERELQNLKDTVLNGGNIFAALMTAARHCSLYQMTQALYEVGGQYRRNL; this is encoded by the coding sequence ATGGCATATACTCTCAAAAATCCGATTCGTATCGTCACTGCTGCCGCTCTGTTTGATGGACACGACGCAAGTATCAATATCATGCGCCGTATTCTTCAGGACATGGGTGCTGAAGTGATTCACTTGGGCCACAACCGTTCTGTGAGCGATGTTGTGAAAGCCGTCTTGCAAGAAGGCGCTCAAGGTGTTTGCATCAGCTCCTATCAAGGGGGCCACATGGAGTACTTCAAATACATGAAGGATCTTCTTGATGAAGCCGGTGCGGGATACGTTCGCATTTTTGGTGGTGGCGGTGGAGTGATCGTCCACGAAGAAAAACAAGAACTTGAAGCTTACGGTATCGCCCAGATTTTCCATCCGGATGATGGTCGTAAGCTCGGTCTTGAAGGCATGATCGAATTGGTCATCCGTGGTTGTGATTTTGATATTCTTGAAAAGCAAAAAGAATATAAAACAAAGAAGAACATCTTTGCTGGCGACACCATTCCTTCGGTGGAGTTGGGTGTAGCACTTACAGCCATTGAAAATGGTCACAAAGATTTCTCTTTGGCGAACTTTGGTCTTGAATCTTTTAAAGCCAGAACTGCAAACCCGATGGTTTTGGGTATCACAGGAACTGGCGGAGCTGGTAAGTCGTCTTTGATCGATGAACTTGTTCAACGATTCTTAAATGCTTATCCAACTAAAAAAATCGCCGTGGTCTGTGTGGATCCATCCAAGCGTAAAACGGGTGGGTCGCTATTAGGCGACCGTATTCGTATGAACTCATTGTCACGCAATCGCGTGTACATGAGATCCGTGGCGTCTCGTGGTTCAGGCCGGGAAATCGCTTCTTCCTTGCCAGAGATTTTAAAATTCGTCCGTCAATTGGATTTTGATTTTATCATCGCGGAAACTTCCGGTATCGGTCAGGGCAATATGGCGATCACAGAAGTCAGTGATTTGTCTATGTATGTGATGACGTCTGATTTCGGTGCGCAATCGCAGCTTGAAAAAATCGATATGATCGACTTTGCTGATTTGATTGCCGTCAATAAAGCAGACCGCCGCGGAGCTTTAGATGCTCTTCGTGACGTGACAAAACAATACAAACGCTCTCGTAAAATCTTTGATGAAAAAGTGGAAGTTCCTGTGTTTTTAACTCAGGCTTCTCAATTCAATGACGGCGGCGTTAATAAATTATTCTTTAAAATGGCAGACCTTTTGGAATCTCACCAAAAAGGTCTTTGGGGCGTTGATCCTAAGTTTAAATCCAACATTCTTTCAGCTGAAGAACACGTAATCATTCCTGCTGATCGCCAAAACTATTTGGCAGAGATCGTTTCGACTGTGCATAAGTATAAAAAACGCACGGAAACGTTAGCAGAAAAAGCATCTCAATTGGGTGGACTTAAAAAAGTCGCTCCTCTTTTGGGAACTAATCCCGACACTGTGAAAAAAGTTGAAGCGGAATTAAGTGCTGATTTCACTCAAGACGAAATCGATCAATTGCAAAACTTTGATAAGTTGATTGAAACGTACTCTGGAGATCAATTGATCTTTAAAGTGCGTGATAAAGAAATCCGCCAAGACTTGGTTCGTGAATCTTTGTCTGGCACAAAAATCCGCCGCGTCGTGGTTCCTAAGTTTAAAGACTGGGGCGATAGATTTAAATATCTCAAACTTGAAAACGTTCCAGGTGAGTTTCCATATACGGCCGGTGTGTTTCAACTCAAACGTGCCGATGAAGATCCAAAGCGTATGTTCGCTGGCGAAGGAACTCCAGAAAGAACAAACCGTCGTTTCCATTACCTTACAAAAGGCGAGACGGCTCATCGTCTTTCCACGGCTTTTGACTCCGTGACTTTGTACGGACAAGATCCTGATCAGCGTCCAGATATCTTCGGCAAAGTCGGAGAGTCCGGTGTTAGCATTTGTACTTTAAATGATATGAAAAAACTCTATGCGGGTTTTGATCTTATCAATCCAAATACTTCAGTTAGTATGACGATCAACGGTCCAGCACCGATGATTCTTGCTTTCTACTTCAATACGGCTATCGATCAGCAAGTTGAAAAGAAAGAATCAGAACTGGGGCGCAAACTCACTCAACAAGAGTGGGCGGATGTAGCGAACTGGACGTTGCAACAAGTGCGCGGAACTGTTCAGGCAGACATCTTAAAAGAAGACCAAGGTCAAAACACTTGCATCTTCTCTATCAACTTCGCTTTGAAGATGATGGGCGATATCCAAGAGTTCTTCGTGAATAGCAAAATCAGAAACTTCTACTCGGTGAGTATTTCTGGTTATCATATTGCAGAAGCCGGTGCGAATCCGATCTCTCAATTGGCATTCACGCTTTCAAATGGTTTCACATTTGTTGAATACTATTTGGCTCGTGGTCTCAAGGTCGACGACTTTGCTCCGAATCTTTCGTTCTTCTTTAGTAACGGTCTAGATCCTGAATACGCAGTTCTTGGACGCGTGGCTCGCCGTATTTGGGCGGTGGCAATGCGTGACCTCTATAAGGGCAACGATCGTTCACAAAAATTGAAATACCATATCCAAACGTCAGGTCGTTCATTGCATGCGCAAGAAATCGACTTTAACGACATTCGTACAACATTGCAGGCTTTGATTGCCCTTTATGATAACTGCAACAGCTTGCATACAAATGCGTATGACGAAGCGATCACGACTCCAACAGAAGAATCCGTTCGTCGTGCGATGGCGATTCAGTTGATCATCAACCGTGAATTCGGAATGACAAAGAACGAAAACCCAACTCAAGGCGCTTACTTCATTGAAGAGCTGACGGACTTGGTTGAAGAAGCCGTCCTGAATGAATTTAAAAAGATCAACGAACGTGGCGGCGTTTTGGGTGCAATGGAAACTCAATACCAACGTTCTAAAATCCAAGAAGAGTCTTTGTACTATGAAAGACTTAAACACGATGGCACTTTGCCAATCATCGGCGTAAACACGTTCATTGATCCAAAAACAATGGCGGCGGATTACGTTCCACCGAAGATTGAGCTGGCTCGTGCGTCTTACGAAGAAAAGAACGCGCAGTTGTCGAATGTTCATAGCTACCAAAAGTCCCATCAAACCGAAGCAGAACGTGAACTTCAAAACCTGAAGGACACAGTTCTTAACGGTGGAAACATCTTCGCAGCCTTGATGACAGCAGCAAGACATTGCAGCTTATATCAAATGACTCAAGCCCTTTACGAGGTCGGCGGTCAGTACCGAAGAAATCTTTAA
- a CDS encoding DUF4382 domain-containing protein produces MKCLVKKISIFTVVSLVAACSQNGSQTAATTMSSLGSVDTQREAAVSFKLTDAPNKELKSVFVNIDHMEVVVAGRGKAGRVILAQDLGLVDLLTLQNGVTLPLQDVIAPDGLQIQQIRLVLKGDGHYAVKSDDSICELKTPSAQKTGVKIILTNKFEFEAGHQYDIVVDFDALKSVVIQGNGGCLLKPVLKLKSAYKKPIVVPEDPGSEEPGSGSEQPGSGSESGGSDVVTNPDSGSETGSETGSESGGSDVVINPDSGSETGGIDSSGGTELVTTPEQNDPSNDGYAEEDPIVDTMPVLTPEQMRNM; encoded by the coding sequence ATGAAGTGTTTAGTTAAAAAGATATCGATTTTCACCGTCGTATCTTTGGTCGCGGCCTGCAGTCAAAACGGTTCGCAGACGGCAGCTACGACGATGTCAAGCTTGGGCTCGGTAGATACTCAACGGGAAGCTGCCGTGAGTTTCAAGCTAACGGATGCTCCGAATAAAGAGCTTAAATCCGTGTTCGTTAATATCGACCATATGGAGGTCGTGGTTGCGGGGCGTGGAAAAGCAGGTCGTGTGATCTTGGCTCAAGATCTGGGACTCGTGGATCTACTCACTCTGCAAAATGGAGTCACCTTGCCATTGCAAGATGTGATTGCTCCGGATGGTCTGCAAATTCAGCAGATCCGTCTTGTGCTGAAAGGGGATGGTCACTATGCGGTGAAGAGTGACGATTCTATCTGTGAGTTAAAAACTCCAAGCGCACAAAAAACGGGTGTTAAAATTATTCTGACTAATAAATTCGAATTCGAAGCGGGTCATCAATATGACATCGTGGTCGACTTCGATGCTTTAAAATCTGTGGTTATTCAAGGCAATGGTGGATGTCTTTTAAAACCAGTTTTGAAGTTAAAGTCAGCGTATAAAAAACCAATCGTTGTTCCTGAAGATCCAGGATCGGAAGAGCCAGGCTCTGGTTCTGAGCAGCCCGGTAGCGGATCGGAAAGTGGCGGCAGTGATGTCGTGACTAATCCTGATTCAGGTTCTGAGACAGGTTCAGAAACTGGTTCTGAAAGCGGGGGCAGTGACGTTGTTATTAATCCAGATTCAGGCAGCGAAACCGGTGGTATCGATTCGAGCGGTGGCACTGAGCTTGTAACGACTCCAGAGCAAAACGATCCTTCCAATGATGGTTATGCTGAGGAAGATCCTATTGTCGATACAATGCCTGTGTTAACTCCAGAACAAATGCGTAATATGTAA
- a CDS encoding NAD(P)/FAD-dependent oxidoreductase produces MSKILQNVEIPIDQDLEEKLQWLVPDHGPYRILRQSVDARRSHSPHFVYSIEVAEKGETLNIPQFDLEKISTPKEKPLIVGTGPAGLFAALRFVERGVPCILFERGSDSGERIKGINQYWRYGKLDPRNNVCFGEGGAGLYSDGKLITRIKSPHIPYVMNRLVKFGAPEEIQWLSNPHVGSDRIRRVIPKMREFLKAHGCEIHFNTQVTEILFEGKQVVGVRTEHGTEFKSPHVVLATGHSAEDMINHLRDAGVHLDGKSFAMGLRVEHSQASINKIQYRQFSEHPKLGAANYKLAHHNDKTGIGVYSFCMCPGGYVLSSGTEADGIVCNGMSNYNRNSPFANAAIVVSIDHEKNFGKDVFGGMKLRRELETRMYQSVLDKGGSRELPAQNLLDFLYGPKKEERALRAGSSPSGAISVRLDDILPKDMRNRLREGFEKFQGSMKGFLTEDAQVYGIESRTSCPVRVTRDNETLQSISHAGLYPAGEGAGYAGGITSAACDGIRIAEKIIELL; encoded by the coding sequence ATGTCTAAGATTCTTCAGAATGTCGAAATTCCTATTGATCAAGATTTAGAAGAAAAGTTGCAATGGCTGGTCCCCGATCACGGGCCCTATCGTATTCTTCGCCAGAGTGTCGACGCTCGCAGATCTCACTCTCCGCATTTTGTTTACTCTATTGAGGTCGCGGAAAAAGGTGAGACTCTTAATATTCCTCAATTTGATCTTGAGAAAATCTCAACTCCCAAAGAGAAGCCTCTAATTGTCGGCACTGGACCTGCGGGCCTTTTTGCAGCTCTTCGTTTTGTCGAGCGTGGAGTTCCCTGCATTCTTTTTGAACGTGGCTCTGACAGCGGTGAGCGCATTAAAGGTATCAACCAGTACTGGCGCTATGGAAAACTTGATCCACGCAATAACGTTTGTTTTGGCGAAGGTGGAGCGGGCCTTTATTCTGACGGAAAATTGATCACGCGTATTAAATCTCCGCACATTCCTTATGTGATGAATCGTCTGGTGAAATTCGGAGCGCCGGAAGAAATTCAATGGCTTTCAAATCCGCACGTGGGTTCTGATCGCATTCGTCGCGTGATTCCTAAGATGCGCGAGTTCTTAAAGGCACATGGTTGTGAAATTCATTTCAACACTCAAGTCACAGAAATTCTTTTTGAAGGAAAGCAAGTCGTTGGTGTTCGCACAGAACATGGGACTGAGTTTAAATCTCCGCACGTAGTTCTTGCTACAGGCCACTCGGCTGAAGATATGATCAATCATCTTCGCGATGCGGGCGTGCACTTGGACGGAAAATCTTTTGCGATGGGTTTGCGCGTAGAGCATTCGCAAGCTTCTATCAATAAGATCCAGTATCGTCAGTTTTCAGAGCATCCTAAATTAGGAGCTGCCAATTACAAGCTTGCTCACCATAACGATAAAACAGGCATCGGCGTTTATTCATTCTGTATGTGCCCAGGAGGTTACGTTCTTTCTTCGGGAACGGAAGCTGACGGCATCGTCTGTAATGGAATGAGTAACTACAATCGCAACTCCCCGTTTGCGAATGCGGCGATAGTGGTCAGTATTGATCACGAAAAGAATTTCGGTAAAGACGTGTTCGGCGGAATGAAACTTCGTCGCGAACTTGAAACGCGCATGTATCAATCTGTTCTTGATAAAGGTGGCTCGCGCGAACTTCCCGCGCAAAATCTCTTAGACTTCTTATATGGACCTAAAAAAGAAGAGCGTGCTTTGCGTGCAGGATCTTCTCCTTCAGGAGCGATCTCGGTTCGCCTGGATGACATTCTTCCGAAAGACATGCGCAATCGTCTGCGTGAAGGCTTTGAAAAATTTCAGGGCAGCATGAAGGGATTTCTTACCGAAGATGCGCAAGTGTATGGGATCGAATCTAGAACAAGCTGTCCTGTGCGTGTGACTCGCGACAATGAAACACTCCAAAGCATTTCTCATGCGGGACTTTATCCTGCCGGAGAAGGCGCTGGATACGCCGGTGGTATCACTTCCGCAGCTTGTGATGGCATTCGCATCGCTGAAAAGATCATCGAACTTCTGTAA
- the asd gene encoding archaetidylserine decarboxylase (Phosphatidylserine decarboxylase is synthesized as a single chain precursor. Generation of the pyruvoyl active site from a Ser is coupled to cleavage of a Gly-Ser bond between the larger (beta) and smaller (alpha chains). It is an integral membrane protein.) — MSAITRILPKRRLSRWVGYFMHWKGPSLWAKLSIRGFAWLYNINLEEAEKAYTEYPSIGEFFVRRLKSGIRPVANSWAVHPADSRITQSAPIDNGTLIQAKGLTYRLDEFTQDPDCQKKWAGGCFLTYYLCPTDYHRVHSPVDGVITNVRYMPGELWPVNEWSTTNVPNLFSVNERVLVEIETDLGPVGVVFVGATNVGHIVLSFDETIKGNQKGPHIFQHKTYSPEIPVHKGSELGMFRMGSTVVMLYPPSFRQKFGSNLDLGPVVRVNAALVK, encoded by the coding sequence ATGTCTGCAATTACACGAATTCTTCCTAAACGTCGCTTAAGCCGCTGGGTCGGTTACTTCATGCATTGGAAAGGCCCTTCTTTGTGGGCTAAACTCTCCATTAGAGGCTTTGCGTGGCTTTATAACATCAACTTGGAAGAGGCTGAAAAGGCTTACACCGAGTATCCATCCATTGGAGAGTTCTTCGTTCGTCGTCTGAAGTCGGGTATTCGACCCGTCGCTAACTCGTGGGCGGTTCATCCCGCTGACAGCCGTATCACCCAGTCAGCTCCCATTGATAATGGCACTTTGATTCAAGCCAAGGGCCTGACTTATCGTCTTGATGAATTTACTCAAGATCCTGATTGTCAAAAGAAGTGGGCCGGCGGTTGTTTTCTTACCTACTATCTTTGCCCAACGGATTATCACCGCGTGCATTCTCCGGTGGATGGCGTAATCACAAATGTGCGCTACATGCCGGGGGAGTTGTGGCCCGTCAACGAATGGAGCACAACGAATGTTCCCAATCTTTTCTCTGTGAACGAGCGCGTGCTTGTTGAGATTGAAACCGATTTAGGACCTGTGGGAGTTGTCTTCGTTGGAGCAACAAACGTAGGTCATATCGTTTTAAGTTTTGATGAAACGATCAAGGGGAATCAAAAAGGCCCGCATATTTTCCAACACAAAACATACAGCCCTGAGATCCCGGTACATAAAGGTTCTGAGCTTGGCATGTTCCGAATGGGTTCGACTGTTGTGATGCTTTATCCACCGAGCTTCCGTCAGAAGTTTGGATCAAATTTGGATTTAGGCCCGGTTGTCAGAGTCAACGCGGCTCTTGTTAAATAG
- the queD gene encoding 6-carboxytetrahydropterin synthase QueD — translation MKFELKQHFQIESARFLPHLPSSHPCSRMHGHSFKIILTLVGSLDPKIGWVIDYNDIQSKMKPLLEKIDHRVLNEVEGLENPTSELLAKWIYDRALPALPMLTKVTIAETPLTECTYPA, via the coding sequence ATGAAATTCGAACTGAAGCAGCATTTTCAAATTGAATCGGCCCGTTTCCTTCCCCACCTGCCCTCTTCTCATCCATGTTCACGCATGCACGGGCATAGTTTTAAGATCATTCTGACCCTTGTGGGTTCTTTAGATCCTAAAATCGGCTGGGTGATCGACTATAACGACATTCAATCTAAGATGAAGCCTCTTTTAGAAAAAATCGACCATCGCGTTTTAAATGAAGTCGAAGGTTTGGAAAATCCAACATCAGAGCTTCTCGCGAAATGGATTTATGACCGTGCCCTTCCCGCTTTGCCAATGCTCACAAAAGTGACAATTGCAGAGACTCCTTTAACGGAGTGCACGTATCCTGCGTAA
- a CDS encoding 6-pyruvoyl trahydropterin synthase family protein, whose amino-acid sequence MSTTTLHLAKQNFKFSAAHFLIFDEKHAERLHGHNYQVRVDIKAPAEPDLHAEGYFLDFNVFKKYIKARLDQWDEIVLLPEKHPDMKFKKTAKSLEVTFRDRFYVFPANEVILLPVSNTSVEQLSRLLAEDFYGEFKQYGVQKVKVYVEETRGQGASSVVPSN is encoded by the coding sequence ATGTCCACGACCACATTGCATTTAGCCAAGCAGAATTTCAAATTCTCGGCCGCCCATTTCCTTATTTTTGATGAAAAGCATGCCGAGCGCCTGCATGGACATAATTATCAGGTCCGCGTTGATATCAAGGCCCCTGCCGAGCCGGATCTTCACGCGGAAGGTTACTTTTTGGATTTCAATGTTTTTAAAAAGTACATCAAAGCGCGCTTGGATCAATGGGACGAGATCGTCCTTTTGCCTGAAAAACATCCGGATATGAAGTTTAAGAAAACCGCAAAGTCTTTGGAAGTGACTTTCCGTGATCGCTTTTATGTTTTTCCAGCTAACGAAGTGATTTTGCTTCCGGTTTCCAACACAAGCGTTGAACAGCTTTCAAGATTGTTGGCGGAAGATTTTTACGGAGAATTCAAACAGTACGGCGTGCAAAAAGTGAAAGTGTATGTGGAGGAAACCCGCGGTCAGGGGGCTTCCTCCGTTGTTCCTTCTAATTAA
- a CDS encoding outer membrane beta-barrel protein, with protein sequence MFSKVFAAAIVLASVSAHAADSEFFFQSKAGQSDLTPRIGYVSTKTKPKGGTTETKYSGLYKSGVSYEYGINEMFSIEGSLLFSSYENDNTPKTKVSGLEDPHVVLKGTSNMGSSNLRYGLDLGLSLQKAKIETNGDMSAATGGFSFTPYVGMDTEAAGGTIGGRLNYAVLLERTTEVEALNMDVKTKDGNTLGLSAFYETTVTDVLFGGSLNYYNHAALNDEDGNELIKSYNTLGLSLYSRIPFGTWALIPRLDYDFSHSEADTYNVIALSAAARFTF encoded by the coding sequence ATGTTTTCTAAAGTATTTGCAGCCGCTATCGTGCTTGCATCGGTTAGCGCTCACGCTGCTGACAGCGAATTTTTCTTCCAATCTAAAGCGGGACAAAGCGATCTTACACCGCGCATTGGGTATGTTTCTACGAAGACAAAACCTAAAGGTGGCACTACAGAAACTAAGTACAGTGGTCTGTACAAATCAGGTGTTTCTTACGAATACGGTATCAACGAGATGTTTTCAATTGAAGGGTCTTTGCTTTTCTCTTCTTACGAAAATGACAACACTCCTAAAACAAAAGTATCTGGACTTGAAGACCCACATGTTGTGTTGAAAGGAACTTCAAATATGGGTTCTTCCAACCTTCGCTACGGTCTTGATCTTGGATTGAGCCTGCAGAAAGCTAAAATTGAAACAAACGGTGACATGTCTGCAGCGACAGGTGGTTTCTCTTTCACACCTTACGTGGGTATGGACACAGAAGCTGCTGGTGGAACTATCGGTGGTCGTTTGAACTATGCAGTTCTTCTAGAGCGTACAACTGAAGTTGAAGCTCTGAACATGGATGTAAAAACTAAAGATGGCAACACTTTGGGACTTTCAGCGTTCTACGAAACAACTGTGACTGACGTTCTTTTCGGTGGTTCTTTGAATTACTACAATCACGCAGCACTCAATGACGAAGATGGAAACGAGCTTATCAAATCCTACAATACACTAGGACTGTCTTTGTACTCTCGTATTCCATTTGGAACATGGGCATTGATTCCACGCCTAGACTACGATTTCTCTCACAGCGAAGCTGACACATACAACGTTATCGCGTTGTCTGCAGCAGCTCGCTTCACTTTCTAA
- a CDS encoding BP74-related protein — protein MDFSIKTTLGISSFVLLTSLSAQASDVVYVPAYCAPQALTVFVTNKTSEPQRLWTQVRFDGELQELHHDIDAKSQIKIAGTQFLPSQMGFSIKSWTKNSLQITTRCDESLSIPLSDLTSPQVSHWLPSNVKSVKVHLLNLFLKSNSVKLQAFNKAGSVIGEKEVLIEKYYDTSSFKWTLPENAARIEVVGQERLHSLMFYDQFGEEKLSPAVALKPVSFSLDDQKTYFLVSTKDARPEESFVIALKDDQQIATAREQIKNPALEKIIVAGIELGNGGFNRAFKSRDKSPYSWSVNRVDAFADFAHIDCDGSPDLTEERLEQKLNEGGRICFWRYRIIKELSASEVASGTLKP, from the coding sequence ATGGATTTTAGTATTAAGACCACCCTTGGAATTAGCAGCTTTGTCCTTCTTACCTCTTTGTCCGCGCAGGCCTCAGATGTCGTCTATGTTCCGGCCTACTGCGCGCCACAAGCACTCACAGTGTTTGTGACGAACAAAACTTCGGAACCACAAAGACTGTGGACTCAAGTGCGTTTTGATGGAGAACTTCAAGAGCTTCATCACGATATTGATGCAAAGTCGCAGATTAAGATCGCGGGAACTCAGTTTCTTCCCTCTCAAATGGGTTTTTCCATAAAATCTTGGACCAAGAATTCACTGCAAATCACCACCCGCTGCGATGAGAGTTTAAGTATTCCTTTAAGCGATCTCACATCTCCCCAAGTGAGCCACTGGCTTCCTTCCAATGTAAAGTCCGTGAAAGTGCATTTGTTAAACCTTTTCTTAAAGTCTAATTCCGTAAAACTTCAAGCCTTCAATAAAGCAGGCTCTGTGATTGGCGAGAAAGAAGTTTTGATCGAGAAGTATTATGATACGTCCTCTTTCAAATGGACTTTGCCTGAAAATGCCGCGCGCATCGAAGTCGTTGGTCAAGAGCGTCTTCATTCGTTGATGTTTTACGATCAATTCGGTGAAGAGAAACTAAGTCCGGCTGTAGCTTTAAAACCAGTGAGTTTTTCGTTAGACGATCAAAAAACATATTTCTTGGTTTCAACTAAAGATGCTCGTCCTGAAGAATCTTTTGTGATTGCTCTCAAAGACGATCAACAGATCGCAACGGCTCGTGAGCAAATCAAGAACCCTGCTTTAGAGAAAATCATCGTCGCAGGTATCGAGCTTGGAAACGGCGGTTTTAACCGTGCCTTTAAATCCCGAGACAAATCCCCTTATTCTTGGTCTGTGAATCGCGTGGATGCATTTGCTGATTTCGCGCATATCGACTGCGACGGCAGTCCCGATCTGACAGAAGAACGCCTTGAACAAAAACTCAATGAAGGCGGTCGCATCTGTTTTTGGCGCTACCGTATCATCAAAGAGTTGAGTGCCTCAGAGGTCGCTTCGGGAACATTGAAGCCCTAA
- a CDS encoding FeoA family protein, translating into MNLLDTALKPGHTVEITGFAGEDVFRERLHEMGLRVGTVLTILGRAPFGGPLLIRFNTSFLALRNEEAACARVKQN; encoded by the coding sequence ATGAATTTACTCGATACCGCACTAAAGCCGGGCCACACCGTTGAAATTACGGGTTTTGCAGGGGAAGACGTTTTCCGTGAACGCCTTCACGAAATGGGTTTGCGCGTAGGAACTGTTCTTACGATTTTAGGCAGAGCCCCCTTTGGTGGACCGCTTTTGATCCGCTTTAATACGAGTTTTCTGGCATTGCGAAATGAGGAAGCGGCATGCGCGAGAGTGAAGCAGAATTAG